The Flavobacterium sp. N2270 genome contains the following window.
TGTAATTATTGATAAATGCATTGAACTATTTATTCTGCTCTCAACAACTTTATCATCAAGGTTTCTATCTGCCAAATATTTCTTTACATTATCTTTTATGTTAGCAAGATGATGTATTACTAAAATCATTCTGTTGTATACTTCTAATTTTTCATCAGTATTTATACTTCCTCCACCAAATGTAACTTTAAGGTGTCTTTTACCATTCTCAACATATTCTTCAGTTTCAGGAACTACAGGCTTGTAAAAACTATAATGTAAATTAATAGCTTTATATAAAATTGATAATCTCTGTTCTAAATTATTAAAGTCCATAACTAAATCTCATCACTAGTAAAACTGGTCAATTGTTTCTTTTTAAACGGACGAATAATCAAGCGTGCTTCTCTATCGAAACGAATGTAATTATACACCCAATTTAAAAATACAACAGCTTTATTTTTAAAACCTATAAGTGAAAACAAATGCACAAACATCCAAACAAACCAAGCGAAAACACCGCTAAATTTGTAGTTTTTTAAATCTACAACCGCTTTGTTTCTACCTATGGTTGCCATTGAACCTTTGTCTTTATACACAAAAGGTTTCATTGCTTTTTTATTGATAAGTCGAACTAAATTTTCTGCTAAATGACGGCCTTGTTGCATAGCAGGTTGTGCCATCATAGGATGTCCTTGCGGATATTCCTCTGAACACATTGAAGCAATATCGCCAATGGCAAAAATATTCTCATAACCTTCTGCCTGATTGAATTCGTTAACTTTTATTCGCTCTGCTCTTTCAACCAAACAAGAAGCATCTAATCCATTAACTAAAGCTCCTTGTACACCAGCTGTCCAAATAACCGTTGCGCTATCAAAAGACAAATCGGAATTTGTGGTTACAATTCGTGTATCGTAACCCGTTACACGAACGTTTTTCCAAACACTAACACCTAATTTTACCAAAAACTCTTCTGCTTTTTCAGAAGCGTGTTCGCTCATTGTATTTAAAATTCTATCACCACTTTGAATAAGGTTGATTTCCATTTTACGAACATCCAAATCAGGATAATCTTTGGGAAGAATGGCTTTTTTCATTTCGGCTAAAGCTCCTGCAAGTTCAACTCCTGTTGGTCCGCCACCTACTAACACGAAATTCATTAAACTATGACGTTCCTCAATATCATTTGTCAACAAGGCTTGCTCAAAGTTTTCTAAAATAAGACTACGAATGTTTAACGATTGCGGAATGGTTTTCATAGCCATACAATTACGTTCCATTTCTTTATTTCCAAAAAAGTTGGTTTTAGAGCCAGTTGCCATCACCAAATAATCGTATTTAAGTTCGCCAATGTCGGCAAATACTTTACAGTTTTTAGTATCAATTTCACGAACTTCAGCTAATCGAAAGTAAAAATTTTCAAATTCCTGTACTACTTTTCGAATAGGATATGCAATAGAATCGGGTTCTAAACCTCCTGTTGCCACTTGGTATAATAAAGGTTGGAAATTATGGTAATTGTGTTTGTCTAACAAAACCACTTGCACCTTTTTATTTCTTAGTTTCTTTGCTAAAGCAATACCAGCAAAACCACCACCTATAATAACTATTCGAGGAAAACTTGAACGAGGAATATTCATTTGAAAATTTTAATAAATGTACTACAAATATACAAAGATTGTTTCGAAAGAATTTATTTGTGAACTGAATTTATTATTTGATATTTACTTCTATTTAATAGCCCAGATGGAAGTGGTATCCTTTTTAATAGCTTTATTAAAGCTATTAAAAAGATATAACGGACAGCTGGAAAAAGCTTCTAAAAATTATCAGTATTATTGTAACAACTTAAACAGATTAACTACTTATAAGGTATGAGTGAAGCTTCGGAAGAACAGTTTGTGAAACTTTTACAGGAAAATCAGAATATTGTCCACAAAATATGTAGGCTGTATACGCATGACCAAGATTCTCATAACGATTTGTTTCAAGAAATAACGATTCAGTTATGGAAAGCGTATCCTAATTTTAGAGGCGATTCTAAATTTACTACTTGGGCGTATCGTGTAGGATTGAATACTGCAATTACCCTTTACAGAAAAAAGAAGAAAACAATTAATACTATTGAGTTTGACAATACTTTTCATAAAGTAAAACAAGAAGATTACAACTTTGAAGAAGAAGAACAAATTAAGCTTTTATACAGTGCTATTGGCGAATTGAATGATATTGAAAAAGCATTAGTTTTCTTGTATTTAGAAGAAAAAGATTATAGTGAAATCTCGGAAACATTAGGTATTACCGAAGTAAATGCACGAGTGAAAATGAACAGATTGAAGGGAAAATTAAAAAAAATATTAAATCCGTAGTATGATGGATGAACTAGATATATTAAAAAAAGATTGGAAAAAGAATGAGAATTCTTATACTCAAATCACGGAAAAAGAAATTTATGGAATGTTGCATAAAAAATCATCGTCTATTGTAAAATGGATATTGGTAATAAGCATTCTTGAAATAGCTTTTTGGAGTGTTTTAGGCTTTTTTACAACCGATGAAAATTATTTAAAGACGCTAGAACTGTATCATTTAAGAGACGTAATGCCTATTATTACAACTGTTAACTATGCCGTTATTCTTTTCTTTATTTACTTATTTTATAAAAATTATAAAACAATTAATACTACTGATACAGTAAAGCAATTAATGCACACCATTTTAAAAACCCGAAAAACAGTCCAGAATTATGTTTGGTATAATTTAATAATGACTTTTTTCTCTATGGTTCTTGTAGTTATTTTTCAATTAAAATATGACCCTAATATTGAAAAAGTTTTCAATAATATGAGTGCTACCATGGATTCTAATTTGTTTTATTTAATGGTAACGTTCTTTTATATTATTGTTATTCTTATTGTAATTGGATTCATATGGTTGTTTTACAGATTGATTTATGGAATATTAATGAAACGTTTAAATAATAATTATAAAGAATTAAAGAAAATAGATTTATAAAAAAATCCCGCATTTAGCAGGATTTTTTATTTAATATTTCCATTTTCTTTCTTCATCTAATTTTGCTTGTTCTTCTAGTTCTTCAACAGGAATAACCTTTAAAAATGATGGATGCTGTTCTATTGCATATTCAACTTTTTCAACAATTTCTTCAATAGTATCATTTTCATAATCAAATTGTAAAGGTTCTTTAATTACAAATGATTGCAAAATACCTTTCTTTTTAATTAACAACCCTTTTCTATCAAATGATCTCCTAAAACCATCAATTACAATAGGCACAACAATTGGCTTATGCTGTTTAATAATATGAGCTGTACCTTTTCTTACAGGTTTAAATGATCTTGTGGTTCCTTGTGGAAAAGTTATAACCCAACCGTCTTCTAGTGCTACTTTAATATTTTCAGTATCATTTGGATTAACTTCACGCTTTACATCTTTACCTTCTGCTCGCCAAGTTCTTTCTACAGAAATTGCTCCTGCATAAGCTAATATTTTAGGTAACAAACCAGAAGACATTGTTTCTTTTGCTGCAACATAATACATATTCATTTTAGGTTGCCATAAATATCCAACATTTTTAATGTTATTTTCTCTACCTTTTAAACTAGCATTTAATACATGAAACATTGCTACAACATCTGCAAAATACGTTTGATGATTTGAAATGAATAATACATTTGTATCAGGAAGATTTCTTATTATTTCAGATCCTTCAATATGTAAACTATTAAATCCACGATATCTTTTATGTGTTAAACCTCCAGCAATTCGGATTAACCATTTTTTTAAAAATAATATATGACCAAAAGGATTTCTTTTAAATAATCCCATAATTTTTATTTTTTTTAATAAAGCAAGGCTACAAATGTAACAAATCAATGGTTTTTTTAGCTAATTAAGTGTGAAAAATTTAATAATGATTTACACTTTAAGCACATTAACAATTGCTTCTTTCAGTTCACTCATCATCATAGCAGTAGCTCCCCAAACTACATATTTCTCAACCATAAATGCAGGTACCTCAATATCAGTAACATAGGAAGTAGACATTTTAACATTAGTAATTGTTTCATTATCTAAAAATACTGAAAGAGGTAATTCTAAAACTCTTTTTACTTCATCTAAATCGGGAATAAATTCTAGCTCTTGATGAGAAATTCCCATAAATGGTGAAACTAAAAAATTACTTGGAGGTATATAAATAGTACTGAAAGGCTTTATTACTTCAATTTTATTTGGATGAATACCTACTTCTTCATGTGTTTCTCTTAAAGCAGTTTCAGTTAAATCTTTATCCTCTAATTCTACCTTTCCGCCTGGAAAACCAATTTGTGAAGAATGAACACCTGGATAACTATTCCTGACAATTAAAGCCAAGTGAGTTACCTTATTTTTAGGATAAAACAACATTAAAACTGCCGCTTTTCTTGGGTTCTTGTGTTCATAATCTGTTTTCTTTAAAAAAGAAATTCGTTCCAATGGAGCCATTTTTGCATGAGCATCTGCTGCTAGCAACTTTTCTTTTTCTATTTTTGGAATATATTTTACAAAATCAAGAAATAACATGTTGTTATGATTTTTTATAACTTCTAAATTAGTTCAAAAAAATCATATAATACTAAAATATAACCTAAAATGTTTAGTAAAGAAGAAGCGCAGAAGTTAAAAAAGGAGTTTTGGACAGCATTTGCTGCATCAAATCCAAGAAAATGGATTTTATATAATACTAAAATTAAAGATGTTACTTTTAAATTTTATGTAGATAATAAAAAGGCACAAGTTTTATTAGACATAGAACCAAAAGAGGATAAAAATCGTATAGTATATTATGAGAAAGTAGAATCGTTAAAAGATTTGTTACTTCAAGATTATTTACCCGATGCCATTTTTGAACGAGATTTTCATTTAAGCACAGGAAAAGTAATTAGTAGAGTTTGGGTGGAAAAAACGGGAATAAGCATGAATAATAAAGCCCATTGGCCAGAAATATTTGACTTCTTTTCTGAAAAAATGGAAGCTTTTGAGTACTTTTTCTTTGAACACGAAGAGTATATCAAAAATTTAGAAATTAACACATAATTGCATTTTTTGTAATCCAGTTAACATTATATTTCTCATATAAAAACTAATTTTGGACTATAAAATAAAAATTACTGCTATGAAAAAGATTATTTTATTATTATTTGCAATTACATTACAATCTTGTCATTCACAAACGAAAGAAACTATGGAACCAAAAGTAAAAAAAACAGATGCTGAGTGGAAAGCACAACTTAGTGAATTAGAATATGAAGTTTTAAGAAAAAAAGGAACGGAAAGAGCTTATACAGGTGAATATTGGGATCATTTTGAAAAAGGAACTTATGTTTGTGCGGCTTGTGAAGCTCAATTATTTACATCAGACACAAAATTTGAATCAGATTGCGGTTGGCCTTCATTTGATAAAGCAATAGAAGGTAGTGTAAAATACAATCAGGATTTAAGTTACGGAATGGTAAGAACAGAAGTAGTTTGCGCAAATTGCGGCGGACATTTGGGTCATGTTTTTGATGACGGACCTAAAGAAACAACCGGTCAACGTTTTTGTACAAATTCTGTTTCAATAAAATTTATTCCTAAAAAATAAATTTAGTATATTTAAAAAACCAAATTAACTATATGCTAGTCGCTTCAATTAAAGCTAATTTTATTCAAATAATTGCACTTTTAAATCAATTAAATGATGATGAATATATTTTTTCTCATCCCGAATTAAGCAACGCTACAATTGGAGAACACACAAGACACATCATTGAAATGTATCAATCGTTATTAAAATGTTATAATTTTGGAATTGTAAATTACGACAAAAGAGAACGTAATGTTACTATTCAAACTGATAAAAATATTGCTATAAAAACAATAGATTCAATTTTAGAAAATATTGATTTAGAGAATATTGAAATGACTTTAGAACAAGGTATTAATGAAATTACATTTCAAGTTAAAACCAACTATTTCAGAGAGTTACTCTATAATTTAGAACACAGTATTCATCATCAGGCATTGATAAAAGTTGCCGTTCTAAAAAATAAAAACATCACACTTTGTCCAGAATTTGGTATTGCAAAATCAACCATTGAATATAGAACACAATGTGCACAGTAAGTTTTGTTCCAACTCAAAATGGGATTTGCATTACTTCCAATCGCGATGAAAAAGTAAGCCGTAAAAAAGCCATTTCACCTCAAAAAATAAATATCAACAATAAAGAAATAACCTATCCAAAAGATCCACAAGCTGGAGGAACGTGGTTTGCTCACGATGATAAAAATGTAATTGTTTTGCTCAATGGTGCGCAAGAAAAACATGTTTCAAAAGAAAATTACAGAAAAAGTAGAGGATTAATTGTTTTAGATTTAATCAGTTCTAAAAATCCATTAATAGAATGGAATACGATAGATTTAGACAACATAGAGCCTTTTACGATTGTTTTATTTAATGGTGAACAATTATTTCAATTACAATGGAATGAACTTGAAAAATCAACTCAAGAACTAGATAGTGACAAGCAATACATTTGGTCTTCTTCAACTTTATATGCTAAAGAAATCAGACAAGAAAGAGCAAAATGGTTTAAAGAGTTTTTAATTCAAAAAGAAAACAGAACAGCCGAAGATTTATTACATTTTCACCAATTTACGGAAAACGAAAACCCAAATTACGGATTGCAAATCAACCGAAAGAACTTGCTTAAAACAGTAAGTATAACACAATGTGTTGTAAATAAAATAATCGATTTAAAATATATAGATTTGTTAGAAATATGAAAAGAATAAAATTATTTCTACACAAAGTTACACATTGGGAATACTGGCCTTATCAAGTCGTTTATATTCCCGTTTATTTTCAATACATTTATTATGTAGTACGTACAAAATCATTTTTCTATTTCAATGCGTCTAATCCAACCATTAGAAATGGAGGTTTTTTCATGGAATCTAAAAAGGAAATCTACGACCTTATTCCACAAAAATACTATCCAACCACCTTATTAATTGAAAATAAAACGCCGATAGATATTATTGAGAATTTAATTCAATCCAATAATATTAAGTATCCTTTAATCTGCAAGCCAAATGTTGGACTGAGAGGAACTGCAGTAAAGAAAATTCATAATCCTGAAGAACTATCTAAATATGCTAATAAAGCTAATTTTGACTTTCTAGTCCAAAATTTAATTCCCTATCAAAACGAAATCGGACTCTTTTACATCAAATTACCAAACGAAGAAAAAGGTAAAATTACAGGAATCGTGGCTAAAGAATTTCTAATTCTAACAGGAAACGGAAAAAACACCATTAAAGAACTATTAGAAAAAGATCCTCGTTACCAATTCCAACTCAAAACACTAGAAGAAGAGTACAAAGAAAAACTAAATACTGTTTTACAAGTAAACGAAACCATAAACCTCGTTCCTTACGGTAACCATTGCCGCGGCACAAAATTTATCGATGCAAGCAATCTAATTACTCCAAAACTAACCGATACCTTCAACACAATTTGCAACCAAATAGAAGGTTTCAATTACGGAAGAATGGACATTATGTTCAGTTCATACGATGAATTAGAAAACGGAATCAACTTTCAAATAGTAGAAATAAATGGCGCAATAAGCGAACCAACACACATCTACGATCCAAACCACAGCTTACTTCACGGCTGGAAAGAACTCACCAAGCACTTTCATTATTTGTACCTTATAAGCAAACAAAACAAACAAAAAGGAGTTCCCTATCTTACCTTCAAACAAGGCGTAAAAGAATTCAAAAAGCATAATAACTATTACAACACCATTTTAGAATTTTAGGCTGTGACCTCCATTCCATTACGGTCGGGCTATACGCTATATCTTTTATTCCATTAGCATTTCATAAAAGGATGCCGCTGCTATCCCTCACAGAAAATAGTGCAACAATCAAAATTTTTGTTATGAATTAGTTCTATGGTCTTTTTGTTGCCAGTATAACAGTAAAAAATATCAAGCTGAGTTAGGGTTGAATATGTACGACTATGGAGCGAGAAATTGAAAAAAGATGCAGAAAATAAAAATATTATTTTGTACGTTTATTAAACAAGTAAAATATTAGTTTCATGAAAAAAAAAATACAAATGAGCGAACCACTATCGTTTATCGAAAATATAAACTGTAAAATATTTTTTATTACAATAATTTCTTTAATTCAAATTGGATGTAAAGAAAAACACCATTCTGCTGAACTAAATATTGAAACTACTTCTGAAAAAACTTATATAGAGTTCTACTATTTAGCACCAAATAGAAGCTATCCTATGAGATTTAACTGCGGACCTATAATAGGTGGTCCGCTTCCAAAAGACAGCGAAAGGTATTATCTTAAAATCTCAGATAAAAATTTTACAAATAAATTTCTATCAAAATACAAAAAATTAAAGGTCTCAGACAATCAAAATGATTTTGACGCCAGAATACAAGGACTTATACATTTTCCTGACAAGACAGATACAATTTGTATGAACGGAATTAAAGAAATCATTATTAACGACATATATATGCAGGCAACAGAAGATTTTTCAACTTTAGTAAATAACGAAATTTTAAAAAATTACACAATACATAAAAAAAAGCATAGATAACTATTGTTTTGAACCAAATTTAGGTAATGTATCAAAGCTATTGATATGCATTTGTATGAATACTTAATTTCTAAATGGTTTAAACATTTCAAAACCCACATAAAACAAAAAACCCCATCCGGTTAGGATAGGGTTTTTAAAAGAAAGGCGGTGTCATACTCTCCCACAGGATTGCAGTACCATCTGCGCAAGCGGGCTTAACTTCTCTGTTCGGAATGGGAAGAGGTGAGCCCCGCTGCAATAACCACCTTAAGAGGTTAAATTGCTTTAGGCAATTTTTTCAAGTTTAATTATCAATTATTAATTGTTAATTATCCATTGAATAATATCTTAACATACTGAGACAAGAAAATCATGTTTGTATAGAAAGTTTCTCCCTCCCACCGAAGTGGGAGGAAAATGTACATAAGCTTACGGGTTATTAGTACTACTTGACTATGACATTACTGCCTTTACATCTATAGCCTATCAACCTAGTCATCTTCTAGGACCCTTAAAAGAAATCTCATCTTGTGGTGGGTTTCGCGCTTATATGCTTTCAGCGCTTATCCCTTCCAAACGTAGCTACTCTGCAGTGCTCCTGGCGGAACAACAGATACACCAGCGGTTTGTCCAATTCGGTCCTCTCGTACTAGAATCAGATCCACTCAAATTTCTTGCGCCCACAGTAGATAGAGACCGAACTGTCTCACGACGTTCTGAACCCAGCTCGCGTGCCACTTTAATGGGCGAACAGCCCAACCCTTGGGACCTTCTCCAGCCCCAGGATGTGACGAGCCGACATCGAGGTGCCAAACCCCCCCGTCGATATGAGCTCTTGGGGGAGATCAGCCTGTTATCCCCGGCGTACCTTTTATCCTTTGAGCGATGGCCCTTCCATGCGGAACCACCGGATCACTATGCTCTACTTTCGTACCTGATCGACCTGTATGTCTCTCAGTCAAGCTCCCTTATACCATTGCACTCTACGCACGGTTACCAAGCGTGCTGAGGGAACCTTTAGAAGCCTCCGTTACTCTTTTGGAGGCGACCACCCCAGTCAAACTACCCACCAAGCAATGTCCCCCGAAAAACGGGGTTAGGCCCTAGATAAGCAAAGGGTTGTATTTCAACAATGACTCCACAACGCCTAGCGACGCCACTTCACAGTCTCCAACCTATCCTACACATCACTTATCCAAGGTCAATACTAAGCTATAGTAAAGGTGCACAGGGTCTTTTCGTCCCACTGCGGGTAAGCGGCATCTTCACCGCTACTACAATTTCACCGAGCTCATGGCTGAGACAGTATCCAGATCGTTACACCATTCGTGCAGGTCGGAACTTACCCGACAAGGAATTTCGCTACCTTAGGACCGTTATAGTTACGGCCGCCGTTTACTTGGGCTTCATTTCAATGCTTCTCCGAAGATAACATCTCCACTTAACCTTCAAGCACCGGGCAGGTGTCAGGCCCTATACTTCATCTTACGATTTTGCAGAGCCCTGTGTTTTTGATAAACAGTCGCCTGGATCTTTTCACTGCGGCCACGCATTTGCGTGGCGACCCTTCTCCCGAAGTTACGGGTCTATTTTGCCTAATTCCTTAGCCATGAATCTCTCGAGCACCTTAGGATTCTCTCCCCAACTACCTGTGTCGGTTTACGGTACTGGTACTTATAATCTAAGTTTAGAAACTTTTCTTGGAAGCCCTTAGGCACACTATCCCTTTGTCCGAAGACTCCGAGTACTATCGATCTTTGCCAGAATCTGCGGATTTGCCTACAGTCTCTATAGCTACAATCTTCAACGAACTATTCCGTCAGTTCGCGGTGCTTTCATCACTCCGTCATTCCATCACAATTATAAGTAGTACGGGAATATTAACCCGTTGGCCATCCACTACCCCTTTCGGGTTCGCGTTAGGACCAGACTAACCCACAGCTGATTAGCATAGCTGTGGAAACCTTAGTTTTTCGGTGTGCGGGTTTCTCGCCCGCATTATCGTTACTTATGCCTACATTTTCTTTTCTAAACAGTCCAGCATGACTCACATCACACCTTCGACCCAGTTTAGAATGCTCCCCTACCACTTGTAATAAATTACAAATCCATAGCTTCGGTAGTATACTTATGCCCGATTATTATCCATGCTCGTCCGCTCGACTAGTGAGCTGTTACGCACTCTTTAAATGAATGGCTGCTTCCAAGCCAACATCCTAGCTGTCTAAGCAGACAAACCGCGTTATTTCAACTTAGCATACATTTGGGGACCTTAGCTGATGGTCTGGGTTCTTTCCCTCTCGGACATGGACCTTAGCACCCATGCCCTCACTGATGAGGACCATTATATAGCATTCGGAGTTTGTCAGGAATTGGTAGGTGGTGAAACCCCCGCATCCAATCAGTAGCTCTACCTCTATATAACTATATTTCATCGCTGCACCTAAATGCATTTCGGGGAGTACGAGCTATTTCCGAGTTTGATTGGCCTTTCACCCCTACCCACAGGTCATCCCAAGACTTTTCAACGTCAACGGGTTCGGTCCTCCACTTTGGGTTAACAAAGCTTCAACCTGCCCATGGGTAGATCACACGGTTTCGCGTCTAACACTACTGACTAAAGCGCCCTATTCAGACTCGCTTTCGCTACGGATCCATGGCTTAACCACTTATCCTTGCCAGCAACGTTAACTCGTAGGCTCATTATGCAAAAGGCACGCCGTCACCCCACTTAAGGGCTCCGACCGCTTGTAAGCGTATGGTTTCAGGATCTATTTCACTCCGTTATTCACGGTTCTTTTCACCTTTCCCTCACGGTACTGGTTCACTATCGGTCTCTCAGGAGTATTTAGCCTTAGCGGATGGTCCCGCCAGATTCATACAGGGTTTCACGTGCCCCGCACTACTCAGGATACCACTATTCATATCTTCTCTTACTTATACGGGACTATCACCCTCTATGGTTAACCTTTCC
Protein-coding sequences here:
- a CDS encoding NRDE family protein; protein product: MCTVSFVPTQNGICITSNRDEKVSRKKAISPQKININNKEITYPKDPQAGGTWFAHDDKNVIVLLNGAQEKHVSKENYRKSRGLIVLDLISSKNPLIEWNTIDLDNIEPFTIVLFNGEQLFQLQWNELEKSTQELDSDKQYIWSSSTLYAKEIRQERAKWFKEFLIQKENRTAEDLLHFHQFTENENPNYGLQINRKNLLKTVSITQCVVNKIIDLKYIDLLEI
- a CDS encoding DinB family protein, with the translated sequence MLVASIKANFIQIIALLNQLNDDEYIFSHPELSNATIGEHTRHIIEMYQSLLKCYNFGIVNYDKRERNVTIQTDKNIAIKTIDSILENIDLENIEMTLEQGINEITFQVKTNYFRELLYNLEHSIHHQALIKVAVLKNKNITLCPEFGIAKSTIEYRTQCAQ
- a CDS encoding RNA polymerase sigma factor → MSEASEEQFVKLLQENQNIVHKICRLYTHDQDSHNDLFQEITIQLWKAYPNFRGDSKFTTWAYRVGLNTAITLYRKKKKTINTIEFDNTFHKVKQEDYNFEEEEQIKLLYSAIGELNDIEKALVFLYLEEKDYSEISETLGITEVNARVKMNRLKGKLKKILNP
- a CDS encoding DUF4268 domain-containing protein; translation: MFSKEEAQKLKKEFWTAFAASNPRKWILYNTKIKDVTFKFYVDNKKAQVLLDIEPKEDKNRIVYYEKVESLKDLLLQDYLPDAIFERDFHLSTGKVISRVWVEKTGISMNNKAHWPEIFDFFSEKMEAFEYFFFEHEEYIKNLEINT
- the msrB gene encoding peptide-methionine (R)-S-oxide reductase MsrB; its protein translation is MKKIILLLFAITLQSCHSQTKETMEPKVKKTDAEWKAQLSELEYEVLRKKGTERAYTGEYWDHFEKGTYVCAACEAQLFTSDTKFESDCGWPSFDKAIEGSVKYNQDLSYGMVRTEVVCANCGGHLGHVFDDGPKETTGQRFCTNSVSIKFIPKK
- a CDS encoding NUDIX hydrolase, yielding MLFLDFVKYIPKIEKEKLLAADAHAKMAPLERISFLKKTDYEHKNPRKAAVLMLFYPKNKVTHLALIVRNSYPGVHSSQIGFPGGKVELEDKDLTETALRETHEEVGIHPNKIEVIKPFSTIYIPPSNFLVSPFMGISHQELEFIPDLDEVKRVLELPLSVFLDNETITNVKMSTSYVTDIEVPAFMVEKYVVWGATAMMMSELKEAIVNVLKV
- a CDS encoding D-alanine--D-alanine ligase, with the protein product MKRIKLFLHKVTHWEYWPYQVVYIPVYFQYIYYVVRTKSFFYFNASNPTIRNGGFFMESKKEIYDLIPQKYYPTTLLIENKTPIDIIENLIQSNNIKYPLICKPNVGLRGTAVKKIHNPEELSKYANKANFDFLVQNLIPYQNEIGLFYIKLPNEEKGKITGIVAKEFLILTGNGKNTIKELLEKDPRYQFQLKTLEEEYKEKLNTVLQVNETINLVPYGNHCRGTKFIDASNLITPKLTDTFNTICNQIEGFNYGRMDIMFSSYDELENGINFQIVEINGAISEPTHIYDPNHSLLHGWKELTKHFHYLYLISKQNKQKGVPYLTFKQGVKEFKKHNNYYNTILEF
- a CDS encoding lysophospholipid acyltransferase family protein, producing the protein MGLFKRNPFGHILFLKKWLIRIAGGLTHKRYRGFNSLHIEGSEIIRNLPDTNVLFISNHQTYFADVVAMFHVLNASLKGRENNIKNVGYLWQPKMNMYYVAAKETMSSGLLPKILAYAGAISVERTWRAEGKDVKREVNPNDTENIKVALEDGWVITFPQGTTRSFKPVRKGTAHIIKQHKPIVVPIVIDGFRRSFDRKGLLIKKKGILQSFVIKEPLQFDYENDTIEEIVEKVEYAIEQHPSFLKVIPVEELEEQAKLDEERKWKY
- a CDS encoding NAD(P)/FAD-dependent oxidoreductase, translating into MNIPRSSFPRIVIIGGGFAGIALAKKLRNKKVQVVLLDKHNYHNFQPLLYQVATGGLEPDSIAYPIRKVVQEFENFYFRLAEVREIDTKNCKVFADIGELKYDYLVMATGSKTNFFGNKEMERNCMAMKTIPQSLNIRSLILENFEQALLTNDIEERHSLMNFVLVGGGPTGVELAGALAEMKKAILPKDYPDLDVRKMEINLIQSGDRILNTMSEHASEKAEEFLVKLGVSVWKNVRVTGYDTRIVTTNSDLSFDSATVIWTAGVQGALVNGLDASCLVERAERIKVNEFNQAEGYENIFAIGDIASMCSEEYPQGHPMMAQPAMQQGRHLAENLVRLINKKAMKPFVYKDKGSMATIGRNKAVVDLKNYKFSGVFAWFVWMFVHLFSLIGFKNKAVVFLNWVYNYIRFDREARLIIRPFKKKQLTSFTSDEI